Proteins from one Cryptomeria japonica chromosome 4, Sugi_1.0, whole genome shotgun sequence genomic window:
- the LOC131030416 gene encoding E3 ubiquitin-protein ligase RDUF2, which yields MSFAYWCHQCNAMIRLDGGQEMVCPTCNGGFVEEMERGERESRRQLSHAHHLLGCISNLLGHLEGRRRPGRGRLSFTPMLILRRNPNPSGAEGESASIEVYFDSGSGVGGLRRLPPHLTEYFMGFGLDRLIEHLSNSDPGVACGALPASRSAVDAMPAFQIAENHLGHDLHCAVCKDAYEIGEQALEMPCKHIYHSDCILPWLSQHNSCPVCRHAMPTEDQTQTPSPSPSSSSAGTGEIGLTIWRLPGGGFAVGRFSGESLINFNNNNTEGVREASTDNRRESGPSDGENQGRRRNPFSFLWPFRSSSSNTESQNTPSSSNDQNSRRRAGWPFEDGIGPSRWFS from the coding sequence ATGTCATTTGCATATTGGTGCCACCAGTGTAATGCCATGATTCGTCTGGATGGCGGTCAGGAAATGGTTTGCCCCACTTGCAATGGGGGATTCGTGGAGGAAATGGAAAGAGGGGAAAGAGAGAGTAGGAGACAGCTCTCTCATGCCCACCACCTGTTGGGCTGCATTTCTAATCTGTTGGGGCATTTGGAGGGGAGGAGAAGACCTGGCCGTGGCAGGCTTTCCTTTACGCCTATGCTGATTCTGCGGAGAAATCCCAACCCTAGCGGAGCAGAAGGGGAGAGTGCGAGCATCGAGGTGTATTTCGACAGTGGATCTGGGGTCGGCGGACTCAGACGATTGCCGCCCCATCTGACGGAGTATTTCATGGGCTTCGGACTGGATCGCCTCATCGAACATCTGTCAAATAGTGACCCCGGCGTTGCCTGTGGGGCGCTGCCGGCTTCGAGAAGTGCTGTGGACGCCATGCCGGCCTTCCAAATCGCGGAAAACCATCTGGGCCACGATTTGCATTGCGCCGTTTGTAAAGATGCCTACGAAATCGGCGAGCAAGCCCTTGAAATGCCATGTAAGCACATCTATCACTCTGATTGTATTCTTCCATGGCTTTCTCAGCACAATTCCTGTCCTGTCTGCCGCCATGCGATGCCCACGGAGGATCAGACTCAGACGCCTTCACCTTCTCCTTCGTCTTCCTCAGCTGGGACAGGAGAGATTGGACTAACTATATGGAGGCTTCCTGGCGGTGGGTTTGCAGTGGGGAGGTTTTCTGGTGAATCTCTCATAAACTTCAATAATAATAATACAGAGGGAGTTAGGGAGGCGAGTACTGATAATCGGAGAGAAAGTGGTCCTAGTGATGGTGAGAATCAGGGCCGCAGGCGTAATCCTTTCTCCTTTCTGTGGCCTTTTCGATCATCTAGCTCCAATACAGAGTCCCAGAATACACCAAGTTCTAGCAATGATCAAAACTCTAGGAGGCGCGCTGGTTGGCCATTTGAAGATGGCATTGGTCCTTCCCGATGGTTCAGTTGA